One part of the Geoanaerobacter pelophilus genome encodes these proteins:
- a CDS encoding M67 family metallopeptidase produces the protein MLIIPKNIHDALIVHAQRDFPLEACGILGGLNGLVSDHYPMANSDRSNEHFMMEPKEQFSVVKELRAKGKVMLAIYHSHPETPARPSEEDIRLALTPDVSHVIISLAGETPEIKAYRIEGGIVTPEPISISG, from the coding sequence ATGTTGATCATCCCGAAAAATATTCACGACGCGCTGATCGTCCACGCCCAAAGGGATTTTCCCCTGGAGGCGTGCGGCATTCTGGGGGGGCTCAACGGCCTGGTGAGCGACCATTACCCGATGGCCAACAGCGACCGGAGCAATGAGCATTTCATGATGGAGCCGAAGGAGCAGTTCAGCGTGGTCAAGGAGCTGCGGGCCAAGGGCAAGGTGATGCTGGCCATCTACCATTCCCACCCGGAGACGCCGGCCCGGCCGTCCGAAGAGGACATCCGCCTGGCGCTGACCCCGGATGTCTCGCATGTCATCATCTCCCTGGCAGGGGAGACGCCGGAAATCAAGGCATACCGGATCGAAGGGGGGATAGTGACCCCGGAACCGATTTCAATAAGTGGCTAA
- a CDS encoding GyrI-like domain-containing protein, with translation MEKIDYKKQLKHLYAPSAKKVEIVEVPPMNYLMVDGNGDPNTAKAFSDAIEALYPVAFTMKFMVKKGARGIDYGVMPLEALWWADDMSAFTTGNKDAWQWTVMIMQPEFVTAGMVEAAITEVARKKKPVSLPLVRFASFSEGKAAQILHIGPFSEEGPNIEKVHAFIEANGSIRAGKHHEIYLSDLRRTAPEKWKTIIRQPME, from the coding sequence ATGGAAAAGATCGACTACAAAAAGCAACTGAAGCACCTCTATGCCCCATCCGCCAAGAAGGTTGAAATTGTCGAGGTGCCGCCAATGAACTACCTCATGGTCGATGGCAATGGCGATCCGAATACCGCCAAAGCGTTCAGCGATGCCATCGAAGCGCTCTATCCGGTTGCCTTCACGATGAAGTTCATGGTCAAAAAAGGTGCGAGGGGAATCGATTACGGGGTAATGCCGCTCGAAGCGCTCTGGTGGGCCGATGACATGTCGGCATTCACTACAGGCAACAAGGATGCCTGGCAATGGACCGTGATGATCATGCAACCGGAGTTCGTTACGGCTGGAATGGTCGAAGCGGCAATTACAGAAGTGGCTCGGAAGAAGAAACCGGTCTCCCTGCCTCTGGTGCGGTTTGCATCGTTCTCTGAGGGAAAGGCTGCGCAGATCCTGCATATCGGGCCGTTCTCTGAAGAAGGGCCGAATATCGAGAAGGTGCATGCGTTCATCGAAGCCAACGGAAGCATTCGGGCCGGCAAACACCACGAAATATACCTGAGCGACCTGCGCCGCACTGCACCGGAAAAGTGGAAAACCATTATCAGACAACCAATGGAATGA
- a CDS encoding 5'-methylthioadenosine/S-adenosylhomocysteine nucleosidase, whose amino-acid sequence MLQTIYRVVVALVCIAWITGCSTVQQAVVPAATPRLAIISAFDAELDKLRAATEISETRVINGRSHYLGKLAGHDVVLLLSGFSMVNATMTTQALLDRFPVRGIVFSGIAGGVNPGLRVGDVTVPAQWGNYHEQTFARETPSGWDPGHFSGDFPNYGMMFPRASSVIVPDAAPDKLERRFWFAVDTKALVTAQQVAGKVRLNRCIAQGECLEHEPRVVVGGNGVSGPTFVDNSAYRSWVWDTFKADALDMETAAVAMVAYVNKVPYIAFRSLSDLAGGGPGKNEEKIFGRLAADNSATVVIEYLKALPVR is encoded by the coding sequence ATGTTGCAGACCATTTACCGAGTCGTTGTTGCATTAGTCTGTATTGCCTGGATCACAGGGTGCAGCACGGTGCAGCAAGCTGTTGTGCCTGCCGCTACCCCGCGCCTGGCGATCATCTCCGCCTTTGACGCCGAACTGGACAAACTCCGGGCTGCGACCGAGATCTCGGAAACCAGGGTGATCAACGGCCGCAGCCACTACCTGGGAAAACTTGCCGGTCATGACGTGGTGCTGCTCCTGAGCGGCTTCAGCATGGTCAATGCTACCATGACCACCCAGGCCCTTCTTGACCGGTTCCCGGTGCGCGGTATTGTCTTTTCCGGTATTGCCGGCGGGGTCAATCCGGGGCTGAGGGTAGGGGATGTGACGGTGCCGGCCCAATGGGGCAACTACCATGAGCAGACCTTTGCCAGGGAAACGCCGAGTGGGTGGGATCCAGGGCATTTCAGCGGCGATTTTCCGAATTACGGTATGATGTTCCCCCGCGCCAGCTCGGTAATTGTCCCAGACGCAGCACCGGACAAACTTGAGCGACGCTTCTGGTTTGCGGTTGACACAAAGGCACTGGTTACGGCACAACAGGTGGCAGGAAAGGTCCGGCTCAACCGCTGCATTGCTCAGGGGGAGTGCCTGGAGCACGAGCCGCGGGTGGTGGTCGGCGGCAACGGTGTGAGCGGCCCGACCTTTGTCGATAATAGCGCCTACCGGAGTTGGGTCTGGGACACCTTCAAAGCGGATGCCCTTGACATGGAGACCGCTGCCGTGGCAATGGTGGCATACGTCAACAAGGTGCCGTACATTGCCTTCCGCTCTCTGTCCGACCTTGCCGGTGGCGGGCCGGGGAAGAACGAAGAGAAGATCTTCGGCAGGCTCGCTGCGGACAACTCCGCGACCGTGGTCATCGAATACCTGAAGGCGCTGCCGGTCAGGTAG
- a CDS encoding RrF2 family transcriptional regulator, giving the protein MRSKYAIKALSFMARSKDKDCFLIAELAQAESIPKKFLEAILLTLKSQGILASRKGPGGGYWLAKAPAAITLGSIIRSFEGDLAPVQCLAENASGACPECHDLATCATRLVMADVQKAVSAVVDKVTLADMIERSEFERQRLSKQLDFSI; this is encoded by the coding sequence ATGCGCAGTAAATACGCCATCAAGGCGCTCAGTTTCATGGCCCGTTCCAAAGATAAGGACTGCTTCCTTATTGCCGAACTGGCCCAGGCTGAGAGTATCCCCAAGAAGTTTCTTGAGGCGATCCTGCTGACCCTCAAGAGCCAGGGGATCCTGGCCAGCAGGAAAGGGCCGGGCGGCGGATACTGGCTGGCCAAGGCGCCTGCCGCCATAACACTCGGCAGCATCATTCGCTCTTTTGAGGGTGACCTGGCGCCGGTGCAGTGCCTTGCTGAAAACGCCTCAGGCGCCTGTCCCGAATGCCATGACCTGGCAACTTGCGCCACCAGACTGGTGATGGCCGATGTCCAGAAGGCTGTTTCTGCGGTGGTTGACAAGGTAACGCTGGCCGATATGATTGAAAGAAGTGAGTTCGAGCGTCAGAGGCTTTCCAAGCAGCTTGATTTCTCGATCTGA
- a CDS encoding GEVED domain-containing protein, with protein sequence MLKRLSISVLACLLFAGLSGTALATSYYDYSDATGYTQAKHSTADWQRLGRNWDAESSQKAIDTSDDGVSWSIDNGLTWGHKDLTAGQTVKFKFDMYKKEWGRHLEDHLKVWIDWNQDKDFTDAGETVYQAAWDFKKENGYQYGDGFAGISKSFFTSITIPDYAKLGDTWLRARVVCSADNPDLNKMTSTDYYWQGEVEDWKLTVNPVPEPSTMLLVGLGLGGLAVFRRKFQK encoded by the coding sequence ATGTTAAAGAGATTATCGATTTCGGTGTTGGCCTGTCTGCTGTTCGCTGGTCTTTCCGGTACTGCTTTGGCGACAAGTTACTATGATTATAGCGATGCAACCGGTTACACCCAGGCAAAGCACAGCACTGCAGACTGGCAACGACTGGGAAGAAACTGGGATGCGGAATCAAGCCAGAAAGCTATTGACACCTCCGATGACGGTGTCTCTTGGTCTATAGACAACGGCCTGACCTGGGGGCATAAAGATCTTACGGCAGGGCAGACTGTCAAATTCAAGTTTGATATGTATAAGAAGGAATGGGGAAGACATCTTGAGGACCACCTGAAAGTGTGGATCGACTGGAATCAGGACAAGGACTTTACCGACGCCGGCGAGACCGTTTATCAAGCAGCTTGGGATTTCAAGAAAGAGAACGGTTATCAGTATGGTGATGGCTTCGCAGGAATCAGCAAATCATTTTTTACGAGCATAACCATACCCGACTATGCCAAGCTGGGTGACACCTGGCTGCGCGCTCGCGTTGTCTGCAGCGCCGACAACCCTGACCTTAACAAAATGACCTCAACCGATTACTACTGGCAGGGAGAGGTTGAAGATTGGAAGCTTACCGTCAATCCTGTTCCCGAGCCATCCACCATGCTGCTCGTAGGCCTGGGGCTTGGTGGTCTTGCGGTTTTCAGACGGAAATTCCAGAAATAG
- a CDS encoding DUF3795 domain-containing protein → MNKIGICGDNCMFCPRYLASQNGGIKELEEVKELWVRLGLRASAVSPQDMACYGCRPENNCAYPEVRACANGKGIDNCGLCQEYPCELLNAVFEKSEELRSHAVRFCTPEEMDALHKAFCCKRQNLDRVHFDIKKPVDISGETR, encoded by the coding sequence ATGAATAAGATAGGGATTTGCGGCGATAATTGTATGTTCTGTCCTCGGTATCTGGCTTCCCAAAATGGTGGTATCAAGGAATTGGAGGAAGTAAAAGAATTGTGGGTTCGTCTTGGCTTACGTGCTTCGGCTGTATCACCTCAAGACATGGCCTGTTATGGGTGTAGACCGGAAAACAATTGTGCTTATCCGGAAGTCCGTGCATGTGCAAATGGCAAAGGGATAGATAACTGCGGTCTGTGCCAAGAGTATCCATGCGAACTGCTAAATGCGGTTTTTGAGAAATCTGAAGAACTACGCTCTCATGCCGTTCGTTTCTGCACACCTGAAGAGATGGATGCCTTACATAAAGCTTTCTGCTGTAAACGACAGAACTTGGATCGGGTTCATTTTGATATAAAAAAACCGGTTGACATCTCTGGAGAAACAAGATAA
- the thiS gene encoding sulfur carrier protein ThiS: MQLTVNGRSAGIEGKDSLSVTALLDELKVKDALYVTVELNGEIIDRPTFDSTEVKDGDALEFLYFMGGGR, from the coding sequence ATGCAATTGACCGTAAATGGCCGCTCCGCAGGGATAGAAGGCAAAGATAGTCTCAGCGTCACCGCGCTGCTTGATGAACTGAAGGTCAAGGATGCGCTCTACGTCACTGTGGAGCTGAACGGCGAGATCATTGATCGGCCGACCTTTGACAGCACAGAGGTGAAGGACGGCGATGCCTTGGAGTTTTTATACTTCATGGGAGGAGGTCGCTGA
- a CDS encoding O-acetylhomoserine aminocarboxypropyltransferase/cysteine synthase family protein — protein sequence MAQQQTLHFETLLIHGGLEPGPSGATTVPIVQSSSFAHETAEDLEDIFRGRKAGQIYTRLNNPTTESLERRLALLEGGVAAIATASGMAAISTAVLTILRSGDEILSSSSLFGGTYSLFRDTLTNYGITSRFVDPIDLAAFEQAITDTTCLIFVETIGNPKMDVPDIAALSAIAGKAGIPLMVDATVTSPYLAKGRDLGADIVIHSTSKFINGTGSVIGGAIIDNGTFDWSSPRFPHFEGYAKKYRQFAFSARLRKLMHKDFGACPAPMNSFLLTEGIETLGLRMERHCSNALELACFLNGHPKVSWVNYPGLETSPFHDIAARQFSHRFGGALTFGLANQAEAFRLINALKLARNLANIGDAKTLVIHPASTICVDYSPEQRALLGVSDEMVRVSVGLEHHQDIIRDFNQALASL from the coding sequence ATGGCACAACAACAAACCCTGCATTTTGAAACCCTCCTCATTCATGGCGGCCTGGAACCAGGCCCCAGCGGCGCCACCACGGTGCCGATCGTCCAGTCATCATCCTTTGCCCACGAAACCGCCGAAGACCTGGAAGATATCTTCCGCGGCCGCAAGGCAGGCCAGATCTACACTCGGCTCAACAACCCGACCACCGAGAGCCTGGAGCGGCGCCTCGCCCTGCTGGAAGGGGGCGTGGCGGCAATCGCCACTGCCTCGGGCATGGCTGCCATCAGCACGGCGGTGCTCACCATCCTGCGTAGCGGCGACGAGATCCTTTCTTCCTCTTCCCTGTTCGGCGGCACCTATTCGCTGTTCCGGGATACCCTGACCAATTACGGTATCACCAGCCGTTTTGTCGACCCTATTGATCTTGCAGCCTTTGAACAGGCCATCACTGACACCACCTGCCTGATCTTTGTCGAGACCATCGGCAATCCGAAGATGGATGTGCCGGATATCGCCGCCTTGAGCGCCATCGCCGGAAAAGCCGGTATTCCGCTCATGGTGGACGCCACGGTGACGTCCCCCTATCTGGCCAAGGGACGCGATCTCGGTGCCGACATCGTCATCCATTCCACCAGCAAATTCATCAACGGCACTGGCAGCGTCATCGGCGGCGCGATTATAGATAATGGCACCTTTGACTGGAGCAGTCCCCGGTTCCCCCACTTTGAGGGTTACGCCAAGAAATACCGGCAGTTCGCCTTTTCCGCCCGGTTGCGAAAGCTGATGCACAAGGATTTCGGGGCCTGCCCCGCGCCGATGAACTCGTTCCTGCTAACCGAAGGAATCGAGACCCTGGGGCTGCGGATGGAACGGCACTGCAGCAATGCCCTGGAGCTGGCCTGTTTTCTGAACGGGCATCCCAAGGTCAGCTGGGTCAATTATCCGGGTCTGGAGACTTCGCCGTTTCACGACATTGCGGCAAGGCAGTTCAGCCACAGGTTCGGCGGTGCCCTTACCTTCGGCCTGGCTAATCAGGCAGAGGCCTTTCGCTTGATCAACGCTCTCAAGCTGGCCCGAAACCTGGCCAACATCGGCGACGCCAAGACCCTGGTCATCCACCCGGCTAGCACCATCTGCGTCGATTACTCACCGGAGCAGCGGGCGCTGCTGGGTGTTTCCGATGAAATGGTCCGGGTCTCAGTAGGGCTTGAACATCATCAAGACATCATCAGGGACTTTAACCAGGCCCTGGCCTCACTTTAA
- the cysK gene encoding cysteine synthase A: protein MSRIYEDNSQSIGNTPLVKLNHITKGAGATVLAKVEGRNPAYSVKCRIGANMIWDAEERGILKPGVEIIEPTSGNTGIALAYVAAARGYKLTLTMPETMSIERRRVLAALGANLILTPGAEGMKGAIAKAEEIAASDPARWFIPQQFKNPANPAIHEKTTGPEIWNDTDGKVDVIVAGVGTGGTITGISRYIKNTKGKKIISVAVEPKESPVISQKLAGQELKPGPHKIQGIGAGFIPDTLDLSVVDRVEQIASDDAIEFAKRLAKEEGLLVGISCGAAVAVATRLAYDPEFAGKTIVVILPDGAERYLSTALFEGI, encoded by the coding sequence ATGTCACGCATCTATGAAGACAACTCGCAGTCCATCGGTAACACGCCACTGGTCAAGCTCAACCATATTACCAAGGGGGCAGGGGCAACCGTGCTCGCCAAGGTGGAAGGGCGCAACCCGGCTTACTCGGTCAAGTGCCGCATCGGCGCCAACATGATCTGGGACGCCGAGGAGCGTGGCATCCTGAAGCCGGGGGTGGAGATCATCGAACCGACCAGCGGCAACACCGGTATTGCTCTGGCTTATGTGGCCGCAGCCCGTGGCTACAAGCTGACCCTGACCATGCCTGAGACCATGAGCATCGAGCGGCGCCGTGTGCTGGCCGCCCTGGGCGCCAACCTAATCCTGACCCCAGGGGCAGAAGGGATGAAAGGGGCGATAGCCAAGGCCGAAGAGATTGCGGCGTCCGATCCGGCGCGCTGGTTCATTCCGCAGCAGTTCAAGAATCCGGCAAACCCGGCCATCCACGAAAAAACCACCGGCCCGGAGATCTGGAACGATACCGACGGCAAGGTTGATGTCATCGTTGCCGGGGTTGGCACCGGCGGCACCATCACCGGCATATCGCGATACATCAAGAACACCAAGGGAAAGAAGATCATCTCGGTCGCGGTCGAGCCAAAGGAAAGCCCGGTCATCTCGCAGAAGCTGGCCGGCCAGGAGCTGAAGCCGGGTCCGCACAAGATCCAGGGGATCGGCGCCGGATTCATCCCGGATACCCTTGACCTGAGCGTTGTTGATCGCGTCGAGCAGATTGCCAGCGATGATGCCATTGAGTTTGCCAAGCGTCTGGCCAAGGAAGAGGGGCTGCTGGTCGGCATTTCCTGCGGCGCCGCAGTAGCAGTGGCGACCCGACTTGCCTATGACCCCGAATTCGCAGGCAAGACCATTGTAGTCATCCTTCCTGACGGTGCTGAGCGGTATCTCTCGACAGCGCTGTTCGAGGGGATCTAA
- a CDS encoding NCS2 family permease, with the protein MHRYFDFSANNTSYRQETVAGIATFLTMAYIIIVNPAILEAAGIPKGPSITATIISAAFGTLVMGLYAKRPFAIAPYMGENAFIAFTVVKGMGYPWQTALGAIFLAGVLFTVLTVFKVRSWLANAIPKSLKYSFAVGIGLFLTFIGLNETGLVTLGVPGAPVCLGKVTSPATLLAVVGFLTIAWLLVKRIHGALIAGILVTTLLSIVFGITPLPKELISLPPDPSPIFGQLDIAAALSPKALPVVLIVFVMAFVDTVGTLIGLSARAGLLDDDGNLPEIEKPMLADALANLVAPLVGTTTTGAYIESAAGIEEGGRTGFTAVVVAALFLLSLFFAPVFTIVPPHAYGTALIAIGILMISPVTRLDFSDYTELIPAFLTIVLISFTYNIGVGMTAGLLVYPLLKLITGRVSEVPRPLWLLAAMSLVFYLVYPYK; encoded by the coding sequence ATGCACCGATATTTCGACTTCAGCGCTAACAACACCAGCTACCGCCAGGAGACTGTTGCCGGAATCGCCACCTTCCTGACTATGGCCTACATCATCATCGTCAACCCGGCGATCCTGGAGGCGGCCGGCATCCCCAAGGGGCCGTCCATTACCGCGACCATCATTTCTGCCGCCTTCGGCACCCTTGTCATGGGTCTCTATGCCAAGCGCCCCTTTGCCATTGCCCCGTACATGGGGGAAAACGCTTTCATCGCCTTTACCGTGGTCAAGGGGATGGGCTACCCGTGGCAGACCGCCCTGGGAGCGATCTTTCTCGCCGGGGTGCTGTTCACCGTGCTGACCGTGTTCAAGGTGCGGAGCTGGCTGGCCAACGCCATTCCCAAGTCGCTCAAATACAGCTTTGCCGTGGGGATCGGCCTGTTCCTCACCTTCATCGGGCTGAACGAAACCGGCCTCGTCACCCTGGGCGTGCCAGGGGCACCGGTCTGCCTGGGCAAGGTGACCAGCCCGGCCACGCTCCTAGCTGTGGTTGGTTTCCTGACCATTGCCTGGTTGCTGGTGAAGCGGATCCATGGCGCCCTGATTGCCGGTATCCTGGTCACGACGCTGCTCTCCATCGTTTTCGGAATCACCCCGCTCCCCAAAGAGCTGATCAGCCTGCCGCCGGACCCGTCGCCAATCTTTGGCCAGCTGGACATCGCCGCGGCCCTCTCTCCCAAGGCGCTGCCGGTGGTGCTGATTGTCTTTGTCATGGCCTTTGTCGATACTGTCGGCACCCTGATTGGCCTTTCAGCCAGGGCCGGGCTGCTGGATGACGACGGCAACCTGCCCGAAATCGAGAAGCCGATGCTGGCCGATGCCTTGGCCAACCTGGTGGCCCCGCTGGTCGGCACCACCACCACCGGCGCCTACATCGAATCCGCAGCCGGCATCGAGGAGGGTGGCCGCACCGGTTTCACTGCCGTGGTAGTAGCGGCCCTGTTTCTGCTCTCCCTGTTCTTTGCCCCGGTTTTCACCATAGTGCCGCCGCACGCCTACGGCACGGCCCTGATCGCCATCGGCATCCTGATGATCTCCCCGGTCACCAGGCTCGACTTCAGCGACTATACCGAACTCATTCCGGCATTTCTCACCATTGTCCTGATCAGTTTCACCTACAACATCGGGGTCGGCATGACCGCCGGTTTGCTGGTGTATCCCCTGCTCAAGCTGATTACCGGTAGGGTCAGCGAAGTCCCGCGACCGTTATGGCTCCTGGCCGCAATGTCGCTGGTCTTTTATCTGGTCTATCCATACAAATAG
- a CDS encoding HesA/MoeB/ThiF family protein: protein MLTEEQIQRYSRHIILKEVGGKGQQKLLDARVLIIGAGGLGAPIALYLAAAGVGTIGIADADEVDISNLQRQVIHFTPDVGKPKVVSAAEKIAAINPDVTVRTYQEWVAAENITGIIADYDFIVDGTDNFAAKFLINDACILGGKPYSHGGILQFDGQTITIQPRESACYRCIFPEPPPKDAIPTCSQAGVIGVLPGVLGTIQATEAIKFILGKGELLTNRLLTYNALRMRFREVAIKRNSNCPVCGNNPTITELHDELDTLTVCDLENK from the coding sequence ATGCTGACCGAAGAACAGATCCAGCGCTACTCCCGCCACATCATCCTCAAAGAGGTGGGCGGCAAGGGGCAGCAGAAGCTGCTGGACGCTAGGGTGCTCATTATCGGCGCCGGTGGCCTCGGCGCACCGATTGCGCTCTACCTGGCCGCAGCCGGAGTCGGTACCATCGGCATTGCCGATGCCGACGAGGTCGATATCAGCAACCTGCAGCGCCAGGTGATCCATTTCACTCCAGATGTGGGGAAACCGAAGGTGGTCTCTGCTGCGGAAAAGATAGCCGCCATCAATCCGGACGTTACGGTCAGGACCTACCAGGAGTGGGTGGCGGCCGAGAATATTACTGGAATTATTGCGGATTACGATTTTATTGTCGACGGCACCGACAACTTTGCCGCCAAGTTCCTGATCAACGACGCCTGCATTCTCGGGGGCAAGCCATACTCTCACGGCGGTATCCTCCAGTTCGATGGCCAGACTATAACCATACAACCGCGGGAATCGGCCTGCTACCGCTGTATCTTTCCGGAGCCGCCGCCAAAGGATGCGATTCCGACCTGCTCCCAGGCCGGGGTGATCGGCGTGTTACCAGGGGTGCTCGGCACCATCCAGGCCACCGAGGCGATCAAATTCATCCTTGGCAAAGGGGAACTGCTGACCAACCGGCTTCTGACCTACAATGCCCTGAGGATGCGGTTCCGCGAGGTAGCGATCAAGCGCAACAGCAACTGTCCGGTCTGCGGTAACAATCCGACCATCACCGAGCTGCACGACGAACTGGATACCCTGACCGTTTGCGACCTGGAGAACAAGTAA
- a CDS encoding DUF695 domain-containing protein — translation MSILASILGLFGCSKANAEDTWTVATGDDNGKPMIVRFRADTPTGVDIKKYPHLLTISWKYKPENEGGMPSEAENKRMVLLEELLDSLEDKRTAFMTVAVTCNGLKEWQWYSRDTDETINLLNSALSGQAQFPIEISLDEDPGWSAYLKFKNGVK, via the coding sequence ATGTCAATCTTGGCTTCAATTCTCGGCTTGTTTGGTTGCAGCAAAGCCAATGCAGAAGATACATGGACGGTTGCCACTGGTGATGATAACGGCAAGCCTATGATTGTTCGTTTTCGGGCAGATACTCCTACAGGTGTTGACATAAAGAAGTATCCGCATCTATTGACTATCTCATGGAAGTATAAACCTGAAAACGAAGGAGGCATGCCATCAGAAGCTGAAAATAAACGGATGGTATTACTTGAAGAATTGCTGGACTCACTTGAGGACAAACGTACAGCGTTTATGACAGTCGCGGTTACATGCAATGGATTAAAGGAGTGGCAGTGGTATTCCAGAGACACTGATGAAACCATAAACTTACTGAACTCTGCTTTGTCTGGACAAGCTCAATTTCCTATAGAGATTTCACTAGATGAAGACCCAGGTTGGTCTGCCTATTTGAAGTTCAAGAATGGTGTAAAATAG
- a CDS encoding 4Fe-4S dicluster domain-containing protein: protein MSEQKQKSSIDLNNLKAGGFIKERGKDLFTVRLRVPGGRLSVERLKKIAEVAEKYGQGAVHLSVRQSVELININFKDFDAVVAELGEGDQRVASCGARIRVPTACGGCEYNPNGLVDTQASALEVDRTLFGTPTGHHKFKVGFAGCPFDCPKSAINDVGFQGAVLPELHAGDCIGCGLCAKSCSDGALVMGDDQLPHFTPEKCTWCGDCLKVCPTEAWQAAKRGYTVRIGGKWGRYPLVGTLFATFLPESQVVEFIAEVLAWYVEKGTGRGRVRLGDIIIQEGPESLLERLRNKFPESVVAATIAPQIINTQVGTRRIPQ from the coding sequence ATGTCGGAACAGAAGCAGAAGAGCTCGATTGATCTTAATAATCTCAAGGCCGGCGGCTTCATCAAGGAGCGGGGCAAGGACCTGTTCACCGTCCGGTTGCGGGTGCCAGGCGGACGGTTGTCGGTGGAGCGGCTGAAGAAGATTGCCGAGGTGGCTGAGAAATACGGCCAGGGGGCAGTGCACCTGTCGGTGCGGCAGTCGGTGGAGCTGATCAATATCAATTTCAAGGATTTCGATGCCGTGGTGGCCGAGCTTGGCGAAGGTGACCAGCGGGTCGCTTCCTGCGGCGCCCGGATCAGGGTGCCGACTGCCTGCGGTGGCTGCGAATACAACCCCAACGGCCTGGTGGACACCCAGGCTTCGGCCCTGGAGGTCGACCGGACCCTGTTTGGCACGCCGACCGGCCATCACAAGTTCAAGGTCGGCTTTGCCGGCTGCCCGTTTGACTGTCCCAAGTCGGCCATCAACGATGTCGGCTTTCAGGGCGCGGTGCTGCCGGAACTGCATGCAGGCGACTGCATCGGCTGCGGCCTCTGCGCCAAGAGCTGCAGTGACGGCGCCCTGGTCATGGGTGACGACCAGCTGCCGCATTTTACCCCGGAAAAATGCACCTGGTGCGGCGACTGTCTCAAGGTCTGCCCGACCGAGGCCTGGCAGGCCGCCAAGCGGGGGTACACCGTCCGGATCGGCGGTAAATGGGGGCGTTATCCGCTGGTCGGCACCCTGTTCGCCACCTTCCTCCCGGAGAGCCAGGTGGTGGAGTTCATTGCCGAGGTGCTTGCCTGGTATGTAGAAAAGGGTACCGGCAGGGGCCGGGTCAGGCTGGGGGACATCATTATTCAGGAGGGGCCGGAATCGCTGCTGGAGCGGTTGCGGAACAAATTCCCGGAATCGGTGGTTGCCGCGACCATTGCGCCGCAGATCATCAACACCCAGGTGGGGACAAGGAGGATACCGCAATGA